In one window of Meiothermus sp. DNA:
- a CDS encoding metal-sulfur cluster assembly factor encodes MSETTLPTKEQVLEALKVVRDPEIPVNVVDLGLVYDAEVKEGGVVDITMTLTSIGCPAQDIVKADAEIAVMRLEGVNAVNVDFVWTPPWTPAKMTEDGKRQMRMFGFNV; translated from the coding sequence ATGAGCGAGACGACACTGCCTACCAAAGAGCAGGTTTTGGAAGCCCTCAAGGTTGTGCGGGACCCGGAGATTCCTGTTAACGTGGTGGATTTGGGGCTGGTTTACGACGCCGAAGTCAAAGAAGGGGGCGTGGTGGACATCACCATGACCCTGACCTCCATCGGTTGTCCCGCACAGGATATTGTCAAGGCCGACGCCGAAATTGCCGTAATGCGCCTGGAGGGTGTAAATGCGGTCAACGTAGACTTTGTATGGACCCCGCCCTGGACGCCTGCCAAGATGACTGAAGATGGTAAGCGTCAGATGCGGATGTTTGGTTTCAACGTTTGA
- a CDS encoding DUF3197 domain-containing protein yields the protein MELVGLRGAPQETLSDLKEALKGVDFPEAAVFYITDWQDQRAQARFAVFVRQGQHRILSLDAFGPRFGPQGDAALKELTIWLLERGVTDFKEAVIAPSEYGALFELEDAEAEKLIRAAANPTDPMLYIKREFTSRM from the coding sequence ATGGAACTCGTAGGTCTTCGTGGCGCTCCCCAAGAAACTCTTTCAGACCTCAAGGAAGCCCTGAAGGGCGTAGACTTTCCCGAGGCCGCAGTTTTCTATATCACCGACTGGCAAGACCAGCGGGCCCAAGCCCGCTTTGCCGTATTTGTACGCCAGGGCCAGCACCGCATTTTGAGCCTGGATGCCTTCGGGCCCAGGTTTGGCCCCCAGGGCGATGCAGCACTGAAAGAGCTGACCATCTGGCTGCTTGAGCGCGGCGTGACCGACTTTAAGGAAGCTGTAATTGCCCCTTCGGAGTACGGAGCGTTGTTTGAGCTCGAGGATGCAGAAGCCGAAAAGCTCATCCGGGCGGCAGCCAACCCCACCGATCCCATGCTTTACATCAAGCGCGAGTTTACCAGCCGCATGTAA
- a CDS encoding DUF427 domain-containing protein — protein sequence MKAIWNGRVIAESNDTVVVEGNHYFPAESVKREFLRESSTHTTCPWKGVASYYSLEVDGQINKDAAWYYPEPKEAAKQIRGRIAFWKGVRVEP from the coding sequence ATGAAAGCCATCTGGAACGGTCGGGTCATCGCAGAGAGCAACGATACCGTGGTGGTCGAAGGAAACCATTACTTCCCTGCCGAATCGGTAAAACGGGAATTTTTGCGCGAGTCCTCTACCCACACCACCTGCCCCTGGAAGGGCGTGGCGAGCTACTACAGCCTCGAGGTCGATGGCCAGATCAACAAGGATGCGGCCTGGTACTATCCCGAGCCCAAAGAAGCCGCAAAGCAGATCCGGGGGCGCATCGCTTTCTGGAAGGGCGTAAGGGTAGAGCCCTAG